DNA sequence from the Novosphingobium sp. KACC 22771 genome:
CGCTCTGATAATAGGCTTCAAAAATCAAGGGCAAATCGGCATCGCCCAGGCCCGGTCCATGGTCCGCGACGGACAGAACCGCATGGCGCCCGTCGCGCTCCAGCGTAATCTCCAGCGCCGCGCCGGGGTCGGACATTTTCAGGCCATTGTCGATGATCGCCAACAGGGCCTGAGTCAGCCAGCGCCCGTCGGCGCGCACGGCCACCGGATCGCACGGCGGATCATAAACCAGATCCACCTCGACCAACCGCGCAAACGGACCCGCCGCCTCCAGCGCCCCGGCCACAATATCGCGCAGATCACGAGGCGCCAGCGCCAGCACCGGCTTGCCCTCTTCGGCGCTGGCCAGACTGAGCATTTCGTCGATGCGGTGCGACAGGAACTGGGCCTGCGCCACGACATCCTGCAAGGCGGCCGCCTGGTCCCCCCCGGCCGCCAGCGTCACCTCGGCCAGCGAGCGCATGGCCGCAACCGGCGTGCGCAATTCATGGCTGGCCTTGGCAAAGAACAGGCGGCGCGAGCGGTCCACCGCCTGCAATTGCGCGCTGCGGGCGACCACTTCGCGCTCGAGCGCGCGATTGGCCCAGATCAGCCGCCATAGCCCCGCCCCCGCCGAGGCCAGCGCCAGCAGCGTAAGCATCCCGCCCAGCAGCACCATACGCCTGCGGCTGTGGTCGAGCGCGGCGCGGGCGGCGGCCACCTCGGCGCGTTCGCCCGCCATCATCGTGGCCAGCAGCGCATCGCGCGCGGCGGCGTCGGCCATGGTGGTCAGGCGCTGAATGCGCGCCATCTCATCGCCGCGGGCGGGCGAGGCCAGCGCGCCTTCCCGCGCCACCAAGGCGCGGTA
Encoded proteins:
- a CDS encoding sensor histidine kinase, with product MPEPRPFAIARGFAGWLVMAAALAALMAGFVFSLRSAARQFEIALLAERQAGVIAGLSGQPLEKLKPRLAEYRALVAREGALASPARGDEMARIQRLTTMADAAARDALLATMMAGERAEVAAARAALDHSRRRMVLLGGMLTLLALASAGAGLWRLIWANRALEREVVARSAQLQAVDRSRRLFFAKASHELRTPVAAMRSLAEVTLAAGGDQAAALQDVVAQAQFLSHRIDEMLSLASAEEGKPVLALAPRDLRDIVAGALEAAGPFARLVEVDLVYDPPCDPVAVRADGRWLTQALLAIIDNGLKMSDPGAALEITLERDGRHAVLSVADHGPGLGDADLPLIFEAYYQSAEGRHRGGTGLGLALARWVADQHGAAIRAENRPTGGARIVLTLPLEKA